A single genomic interval of uncultured Desulfobulbus sp. harbors:
- a CDS encoding mannose-1-phosphate guanylyltransferase/mannose-6-phosphate isomerase, with amino-acid sequence MAIQPIILAGGTGSRLWPLSRELYPKQVINLIGDLSLLQNTVLRMTALKDVLDPIIVVGEEHRFLTKSQIEALNCCPNFQILLEPCGKNTAPAICGAAAYVSQGGRVQDVLLVLPADHLIQKIAPFAQAVERASVLAQEGDIVTFGIVPDHPETGYGYIARGEGNKVESFVEKPDLATAEQYLASGRYFWNSGMFAFTAETLLAEMEVHAPAIFEHMKNAVDQGTTDGVFFRFNAQEMGLCPSDSIDYAVMEKTLKASVVEADIGWSDIGSWRALWEVADKDEQGNATFGDVVLEDVHNSLVRSEHTLVASVGLQDTLVVETADAVLVAPMDRSQDVKRIVDRLKKEKRSEYHAHRTVYRPWGSYTTLELQDRFQIKRITVNPGARLSLQMHHHRHEHWVVVSGTAQIQNGENTILLKENESTYIPSCTVHRLENPGVIPLELIEVQIGSYLGEDDIVRFDDEYGRAQ; translated from the coding sequence GTGGCAATTCAACCCATTATTCTTGCCGGCGGTACCGGATCTCGGCTCTGGCCCCTTTCCCGTGAACTCTACCCCAAGCAAGTCATTAATCTCATAGGAGATTTATCCCTGCTGCAAAACACCGTATTGCGCATGACCGCGCTCAAGGATGTGCTTGATCCGATCATTGTGGTGGGGGAGGAACATCGATTTCTCACCAAAAGCCAGATCGAAGCCCTAAACTGTTGCCCCAACTTCCAGATTCTACTCGAGCCCTGCGGTAAAAATACCGCGCCCGCGATCTGCGGGGCCGCAGCCTATGTCTCCCAGGGAGGAAGAGTTCAGGACGTTCTTCTCGTTTTACCGGCTGACCACCTCATTCAGAAGATCGCCCCCTTTGCTCAGGCGGTGGAACGGGCCTCAGTCCTGGCCCAGGAGGGAGACATCGTCACCTTTGGCATTGTTCCCGACCATCCGGAAACCGGATACGGCTACATTGCCCGCGGTGAGGGCAACAAGGTGGAGAGTTTCGTCGAAAAACCCGACCTGGCTACGGCCGAGCAGTATCTCGCCAGTGGCCGCTATTTCTGGAACAGCGGAATGTTCGCCTTTACTGCGGAAACGCTCTTAGCGGAAATGGAGGTTCATGCGCCTGCTATTTTCGAACATATGAAAAACGCAGTTGACCAGGGAACCACCGATGGGGTGTTTTTCCGTTTCAATGCTCAGGAAATGGGTCTTTGCCCCTCGGATTCCATCGATTATGCCGTCATGGAAAAGACACTGAAGGCATCTGTGGTTGAGGCGGATATCGGTTGGAGCGATATTGGTTCGTGGAGGGCGCTGTGGGAGGTAGCCGACAAGGATGAACAGGGCAATGCCACCTTCGGCGATGTCGTGCTTGAGGATGTGCATAACTCCCTTGTCCGTTCCGAGCATACCCTGGTGGCCTCGGTGGGCCTGCAGGACACCCTGGTGGTGGAAACCGCCGATGCGGTACTGGTTGCACCGATGGATCGCTCCCAGGATGTGAAACGGATTGTTGATCGGCTCAAAAAAGAAAAACGATCCGAGTATCATGCGCATAGAACCGTGTACCGCCCCTGGGGCAGCTATACCACCCTGGAACTGCAGGATCGCTTTCAAATCAAACGCATCACCGTCAATCCCGGAGCGCGTCTTTCCCTGCAGATGCACCATCATCGCCATGAACACTGGGTGGTGGTTTCCGGGACCGCTCAAATCCAGAACGGCGAAAATACTATCCTGCTCAAGGAAAACGAGTCGACCTATATTCCGAGTTGTACCGTCCACCGGCTGGAAAATCCGGGAGTGATCCCCCTGGAACTCATCGAGGTGCAAATAGGAAGCTACTTGGGAGAAGATGACATCGTCCGCTTCGACGACGAATATGGGCGAGCGCAGTAA
- a CDS encoding PilZ domain-containing protein has translation MDTMSSERRRYIRPEALNLLDYLVVDDQGRQGEYSMARTLNVSKGGILMETHRQLPKGQQVMITLGLQERLIDVMGRIVYVVGTAGRFHSGIEFFHLSDADKKVLDQYVNAFHALCAEESNDEVPVC, from the coding sequence ATGGACACCATGAGTTCGGAGCGAAGACGTTACATCAGGCCGGAAGCCTTAAATTTGCTGGATTATCTGGTGGTTGACGATCAGGGGCGCCAGGGGGAGTATTCCATGGCGCGAACTCTCAATGTCAGTAAGGGGGGGATCCTGATGGAAACGCATCGCCAGCTTCCCAAAGGACAGCAGGTCATGATTACCTTGGGCCTTCAGGAGCGACTCATCGATGTCATGGGACGAATTGTCTACGTTGTGGGCACTGCGGGACGGTTCCACAGCGGTATCGAATTTTTTCACCTCAGCGATGCAGACAAAAAGGTGCTTGATCAATACGTCAATGCCTTCCATGCCCTGTGTGCCGAAGAAAGCAACGATGAGGTGCCGGTTTGCTGA
- a CDS encoding phosphomannomutase, with protein sequence MASTLRCFTAYDVRGKIPEDFDEQLALRIALAFTQHCRIKKMVIGRDMRLTSPLIADSITHGLLAQGIDIVDIGLCGTEEVYHAVFSGTKDGIDGGIMITASHNPAEYNGMKIVQRESRPVSCDSGLLEIEQFAADPAWFAQRNSTACNHPGTHTIVTNKDAYIAHLLAMVDCSVMRPMKIVVNAGNGCAGPIIDLLAGSLPFEFIRINHQPDGTFPNGVPNPLLPEKREATARAVREHKADLGIAWDGDFDRCFLYDEQGRFIEGYYIVGLLAVAMLQQAPGSTILHDPRLTWNTIEMVEAAGGVPAMTRTGHAFIKENMRALNAIYGGEMSAHHYFRDFGYCDSGMLPWLLVCRLISVTGKPLSELCGERMQAFPVSGEINSKVVDPDAVIASIEAQYADGKKTYIDGLSVEYPQFRFNLRKSNTEPVLRLNVETRADQALLEQTTQQLLQLIRG encoded by the coding sequence ATGGCATCCACCTTACGCTGTTTTACCGCCTATGACGTCCGGGGTAAAATCCCTGAAGATTTCGACGAACAGCTTGCCCTTCGCATTGCCCTGGCATTTACCCAGCATTGCCGGATCAAAAAAATGGTCATTGGCCGTGATATGCGCTTGACCAGCCCACTCATCGCCGACAGCATAACCCATGGTCTGCTGGCCCAGGGAATCGATATTGTCGATATCGGGCTCTGCGGCACCGAAGAAGTTTATCACGCCGTGTTCAGCGGTACCAAAGACGGGATCGACGGCGGCATCATGATCACTGCCAGCCACAATCCGGCCGAATACAACGGCATGAAGATCGTCCAGCGGGAGTCGCGCCCCGTCTCCTGCGACAGTGGCCTGCTCGAAATCGAGCAATTTGCCGCAGATCCGGCCTGGTTCGCCCAGCGTAACAGCACTGCCTGCAACCACCCCGGCACCCATACCATCGTCACCAACAAGGACGCATACATTGCCCACCTGCTCGCCATGGTTGACTGCTCCGTCATGCGACCGATGAAAATTGTGGTCAATGCCGGCAATGGATGTGCAGGCCCCATCATCGACCTGCTCGCCGGATCCCTGCCCTTTGAATTCATACGCATCAATCACCAGCCGGACGGCACCTTCCCCAACGGCGTCCCCAACCCCCTGCTCCCGGAAAAACGCGAGGCCACCGCACGGGCTGTCCGCGAACACAAGGCGGATCTCGGCATTGCCTGGGATGGTGATTTTGATCGCTGTTTTCTCTATGACGAACAGGGCCGTTTCATCGAAGGCTACTACATTGTCGGTCTTCTGGCGGTGGCCATGCTGCAGCAGGCTCCCGGTTCAACCATTCTTCACGATCCACGTCTGACCTGGAACACCATTGAAATGGTTGAGGCTGCCGGCGGCGTTCCTGCCATGACTCGAACCGGGCACGCCTTTATCAAGGAAAACATGCGCGCCCTCAATGCCATTTACGGCGGAGAAATGTCAGCGCACCATTATTTCCGCGATTTCGGCTACTGTGACTCGGGCATGCTTCCCTGGTTGCTGGTGTGCCGCCTTATAAGCGTTACCGGAAAACCCTTGTCCGAACTCTGCGGTGAACGCATGCAGGCCTTCCCGGTCAGTGGAGAGATCAATTCAAAGGTGGTTGATCCCGATGCGGTCATCGCCTCTATCGAGGCGCAGTATGCCGACGGAAAGAAGACGTATATTGACGGTCTCTCGGTTGAATATCCCCAATTCCGCTTCAATCTGCGCAAATCGAACACTGAACCGGTGTTGCGCCTCAATGTTGAAACCCGGGCCGATCAAGCTCTGCTTGAGCAAACTACCCAGCAACTGCTGCAGTTGATACGTGGCTAA
- a CDS encoding CvpA family protein has product MPTFNDLTSFDYCIVSIFFVFFIRGMWIGCMRQLGAVLALVGGYYLAGHYASTILPYTKQFIASPKVTFLVSYTLIFFVAALVFTAIGRIMHRFMRITLLGWLDRLGGVCIGGLKAMIVASLIYMVLASTLSTTNDLLRKSYTTPLLKEGADILRALIQDTELQQYFVQKEPAIRRELHRANQQKIQL; this is encoded by the coding sequence ATGCCGACTTTCAATGACCTGACCTCTTTTGATTATTGCATTGTGTCCATTTTTTTCGTCTTTTTCATTCGGGGTATGTGGATCGGCTGCATGCGGCAACTCGGAGCAGTGCTCGCGCTTGTTGGCGGGTATTACCTGGCCGGGCACTACGCCAGCACCATTCTCCCCTATACCAAACAGTTCATCGCCAGTCCCAAAGTCACTTTCCTGGTGAGTTACACGCTCATCTTCTTTGTCGCCGCATTGGTATTCACTGCAATCGGCAGAATAATGCACCGGTTCATGCGCATCACTTTACTCGGATGGCTTGATCGGTTGGGAGGAGTCTGTATCGGTGGCCTGAAAGCCATGATTGTGGCCTCCCTCATCTACATGGTGCTGGCATCGACGCTTTCCACCACCAATGACCTGCTCCGCAAATCATATACCACGCCACTGCTCAAAGAGGGGGCCGATATCCTCCGAGCCTTGATTCAAGACACCGAACTCCAACAATATTTTGTGCAAAAAGAGCCCGCTATTCGTCGCGAACTCCATCGTGCCAACCAACAAAAAATTCAATTGTAA
- a CDS encoding MBL fold metallo-hydrolase: MKISHLGAKDCVTGSCHLIQTDPLSADGINILVDCGASYGDDPELPFEQFPVPPHAIHYLFLTHAHIDHIGRVPDLIAAGFQGEILCTHATKELLSPMLHDAMSFQRERWEKHQREKIEALIDELSWGFELYKTFALRRGITFKLSNAGHILGSCFILFSFPDIQGHGYRVLFSGDLGCNDTPILPDPDPPDSCDLLVLESTYGDRRHPSRKKRVESLQNLLAKALADSGIVYIPAFALGRTQELLYELDRIGPEVPVFVDSPLGLKITEIYSNLVSFWDQEAKELLAHGDHPFDFKGLYAVRKLQDHDKLLTIRGPAIIIAGSGMCTGGRIVDHLEQGLDDPKNDVFFVGYQARGTTGRKILDGKIRAKAGLHNLSGYSAHADQQMLVDWVKAMPIPPKEIRLVHGDDNARKALATALKIA, from the coding sequence ATGAAAATTTCCCACCTTGGCGCAAAAGATTGTGTCACAGGTTCCTGTCATCTGATCCAGACGGATCCGCTTTCGGCTGATGGTATCAACATCCTTGTCGATTGCGGGGCCTCGTATGGCGACGATCCGGAACTGCCGTTTGAACAGTTTCCCGTTCCACCTCATGCAATTCACTATCTGTTTTTGACCCACGCCCATATCGACCATATCGGTCGTGTGCCTGATCTGATTGCTGCAGGGTTTCAGGGTGAAATTCTCTGTACCCATGCCACCAAGGAACTCCTTTCACCCATGCTTCATGATGCAATGTCTTTTCAGCGGGAACGCTGGGAGAAGCATCAACGGGAAAAGATCGAAGCACTTATAGATGAGTTGTCCTGGGGATTTGAGCTGTACAAAACTTTCGCATTGCGACGCGGAATAACCTTCAAGTTAAGCAATGCCGGACATATCCTCGGGTCCTGTTTTATTCTTTTTTCTTTTCCGGACATCCAGGGGCATGGATATCGGGTTCTTTTTTCGGGAGATCTCGGCTGCAACGATACGCCAATTCTCCCAGATCCCGATCCCCCGGACAGCTGTGACCTGCTTGTTTTGGAATCAACCTATGGCGATCGAAGACACCCGAGCCGAAAAAAACGGGTCGAATCCTTACAAAACCTGCTTGCCAAGGCTCTTGCCGACAGCGGTATCGTCTATATCCCCGCCTTTGCCCTGGGGAGAACCCAGGAGCTTCTTTACGAACTCGACAGGATCGGTCCGGAAGTTCCGGTCTTTGTCGACTCGCCCTTGGGCTTGAAAATTACGGAAATTTATTCGAACCTAGTCTCTTTTTGGGACCAAGAGGCGAAAGAATTGTTGGCTCATGGTGATCATCCCTTCGATTTTAAAGGACTTTATGCCGTGCGCAAGTTGCAGGATCATGACAAACTGCTCACGATTCGCGGGCCGGCCATCATTATTGCCGGAAGCGGCATGTGCACCGGCGGACGGATCGTCGATCATTTGGAACAGGGGCTTGATGACCCCAAAAACGATGTGTTTTTTGTTGGCTACCAAGCCCGAGGGACGACAGGGAGAAAGATCCTTGACGGAAAAATTCGCGCGAAAGCAGGCCTGCACAATCTCAGCGGCTATTCGGCCCATGCAGACCAGCAAATGTTGGTTGACTGGGTAAAAGCCATGCCGATCCCCCCCAAGGAAATTCGTTTGGTGCACGGAGATGACAATGCCAGAAAAGCATTGGCAACGGCATTGAAGATTGCCTGA
- a CDS encoding helix-hairpin-helix domain-containing protein, protein MKKLYLAIILILLFTTAAFAKININTASAEELATLNGIGSAKAEAIVAYRTEHGKFATVDDLAKVKGIGEKIIEKIKPEATTEE, encoded by the coding sequence ATGAAAAAACTCTACCTTGCGATAATTTTGATATTGCTCTTTACGACGGCTGCTTTCGCCAAAATCAATATCAATACAGCTTCCGCCGAAGAGTTGGCAACCCTTAACGGAATCGGCTCGGCAAAAGCGGAAGCTATCGTTGCCTATAGAACGGAGCATGGCAAGTTCGCCACTGTTGACGATCTTGCCAAAGTAAAGGGGATTGGCGAGAAAATCATTGAAAAAATTAAACCCGAAGCCACGACTGAGGAATAA
- a CDS encoding PEP-CTERM sorting domain-containing protein produces the protein MLLRSIYFTIFWAVVCVGASSAKADLLHVNEEFLYDQNSNLRWTIIVSDTKLTYSQLFDWLDELNRQERPSGYSSWMLPYTTDGTWWKNNGDNNDKYGVTESYLGYLYYILLGLESRQGLDPNQKSIDVGKPSEWDEKTTCLESLEPKLYWLGTDSAKTLHGMDAAWVFDFAWGSQYLDTENSTSNYGIALRYFSPVPEPSSLLLLFVGMLALCRLRPR, from the coding sequence ATGTTACTGCGGTCCATTTATTTCACCATTTTTTGGGCAGTTGTGTGTGTGGGCGCTTCATCGGCAAAAGCAGATTTGCTCCATGTGAACGAAGAATTCTTATATGATCAGAACTCCAACCTACGCTGGACAATAATCGTTTCAGACACAAAACTCACCTACAGCCAGTTGTTTGATTGGCTTGATGAGTTAAACAGGCAGGAACGGCCAAGCGGATACAGTTCTTGGATGCTGCCCTATACAACGGATGGAACCTGGTGGAAGAATAATGGGGATAATAATGATAAGTATGGAGTGACGGAAAGCTATCTCGGGTACTTGTACTACATTCTCTTGGGGCTTGAATCTCGGCAAGGATTGGATCCAAATCAAAAATCGATTGATGTGGGTAAGCCAAGTGAGTGGGACGAAAAAACCACCTGCCTTGAAAGCCTGGAACCAAAATTGTATTGGTTGGGAACCGATTCGGCCAAGACTTTACATGGCATGGACGCAGCCTGGGTCTTTGATTTCGCCTGGGGTTCCCAATATTTAGACACGGAGAATTCGACGAGTAACTACGGGATTGCCTTGCGCTATTTCTCTCCAGTGCCGGAACCCTCTTCCTTGCTTCTGTTATTTGTTGGAATGTTGGCTCTTTGCCGATTACGACCGCGTTAA
- a CDS encoding ATP-binding protein: MYHPRSFFSLLLTGFVVVALPLIVAMASSLQILDSLSQQSAVAVLRSVTRIDNSKKILELLNNQERSARLFHVLNEPAQLQNVNQLHSEISATLRQISATNSERQFVSLLGSLEKEEQKLVDQLNAAANDPGTPLQAIDTALAGYEHIAALAAQLERFSSTLMIEEVDQLRKQVQRNKTALKWQICGLLAFCVLLIALFIALIIRPVHQMDRGIERLGEGDFTTPIRVSGPRDLEAIGKKLDWLRKQLDVLDREKAKMLAHISHELKTPLASIKEGAGLLKDGVVGPLTAQQEEVIAILDSNCRKLQGLIQNILDFNMAQAREQPTQPDAVHLDRLVAEVIANHKTTMLARNIRLIIELVPVLVAAQDKKMITVIDNLLSNAIKFTPDGGSIQLQLRIKNEKAHLLIEDTGPGVDEEERAQIFQPFFKGKQPNYSSIKGSGLGLAISKEYLHNFGGTLRLLPDTPQWGARFLATIPLASNEVCDTPA; this comes from the coding sequence ATGTATCATCCCCGATCTTTTTTCTCCCTGCTCCTCACCGGGTTTGTTGTCGTCGCGCTGCCCCTGATCGTGGCCATGGCCAGTTCACTGCAGATTCTCGACAGCCTGTCACAACAGAGCGCTGTGGCGGTGCTGCGGTCTGTCACCCGTATCGACAATAGCAAGAAGATTCTGGAACTACTGAACAACCAGGAGCGCTCCGCCCGCCTGTTCCACGTCCTCAATGAACCGGCACAACTGCAGAACGTTAATCAGCTGCACTCGGAGATATCGGCAACCTTGCGGCAAATTTCGGCGACCAACTCTGAGAGGCAATTTGTCAGCCTGCTCGGGTCCCTGGAAAAAGAAGAACAGAAGCTGGTCGATCAGCTCAATGCGGCTGCCAATGACCCGGGTACGCCTTTGCAGGCGATTGATACCGCTTTGGCCGGTTACGAACACATCGCCGCCTTGGCTGCGCAACTCGAGCGGTTCTCGAGTACGCTCATGATTGAAGAAGTGGACCAGCTCCGCAAACAGGTACAACGCAACAAAACCGCACTCAAGTGGCAAATCTGCGGACTTCTGGCCTTTTGCGTTCTTTTGATTGCCCTGTTTATTGCCCTGATTATTCGCCCGGTCCACCAGATGGATCGCGGTATTGAACGGCTGGGCGAGGGTGATTTCACTACCCCCATACGTGTTTCCGGGCCACGCGATCTGGAGGCGATAGGGAAAAAACTTGATTGGCTTCGTAAACAGCTCGATGTCCTAGACCGGGAAAAGGCTAAAATGCTGGCCCACATCTCCCATGAACTAAAAACACCTCTTGCATCGATAAAAGAGGGTGCCGGTTTGCTTAAAGATGGTGTTGTCGGGCCGTTGACCGCCCAACAGGAGGAGGTGATTGCTATTCTGGACAGCAACTGCCGCAAGCTCCAGGGGCTTATTCAAAATATTCTTGATTTTAACATGGCCCAGGCTCGCGAGCAGCCCACACAGCCAGATGCGGTCCACCTTGATCGTCTGGTTGCTGAAGTGATCGCCAATCACAAAACCACGATGCTGGCCCGCAATATTCGCCTCATCATTGAACTTGTCCCTGTGCTTGTGGCTGCACAGGATAAAAAAATGATCACCGTCATCGACAACCTGCTCAGCAATGCCATCAAATTCACCCCCGATGGCGGATCTATTCAGCTGCAATTACGGATAAAAAATGAAAAGGCGCACCTCCTGATCGAAGATACCGGCCCCGGGGTCGACGAAGAGGAGCGAGCCCAAATTTTCCAACCATTTTTTAAAGGAAAACAGCCGAATTACTCTTCCATAAAGGGATCTGGCCTAGGGCTTGCTATAAGCAAAGAATACCTGCACAATTTCGGGGGCACGCTTCGTCTGCTCCCCGATACTCCACAGTGGGGTGCGCGCTTTCTGGCAACCATTCCCCTTGCTTCAAATGAGGTCTGTGATACTCCGGCATGA
- a CDS encoding sigma 54-interacting transcriptional regulator, with product MDRQQATILLIDDESDLLRLWKLRLESNGYTVITAESGEEGLAAFSAWRPDIVLTDLRMPGIDGMALFEAIRQQNKSIPVIIITAHGSIPEAVEATRQGIFSFLTKPIDGSALVDEVEKALALSSGTAESPEARNTWRQDIVCQSQLMEELLSRAKLVAETDATVLIRGESGTGKELLAIALHNASHYRNGPFIPVNCTAIPENLLESELFGHVKGSFTGAVKNYAGLFQSAHNGTLFLDEIGDMPLYIQVKLLRVLQDRQIRPVGSSHPIPVNVRIISATHRNLEEAIRENAFREDLFYRLNVVSLELPPLHQRREDIPLLADHFLTLLQKKSDGQEKRFTPEAMKILVEAPWPGNVRQLYNVVENATALATSSLISEDLLHDAIKHHQKKILPLSEAKRQFEQQYLIQLLQTTQGNVSQAARLAQRNRTDFYKLLNRHHIVPALYKE from the coding sequence ATGGACCGTCAACAAGCCACCATTCTTCTGATCGATGATGAAAGCGATTTGCTCCGCCTGTGGAAATTACGGCTTGAAAGCAACGGATATACCGTCATTACCGCAGAAAGCGGTGAAGAAGGCCTGGCAGCCTTTTCCGCATGGAGGCCCGATATCGTGCTCACCGACTTACGGATGCCGGGAATCGACGGCATGGCCCTTTTTGAAGCGATACGTCAGCAGAACAAATCCATCCCGGTCATTATCATCACCGCTCACGGTTCGATTCCCGAGGCTGTGGAAGCAACCCGACAGGGAATTTTTTCATTCCTCACCAAGCCAATAGATGGCAGCGCTCTGGTTGACGAGGTGGAAAAGGCTTTGGCCTTATCCAGCGGCACGGCGGAATCGCCCGAGGCCCGCAATACCTGGCGTCAGGACATTGTCTGCCAGAGCCAACTGATGGAGGAGTTGTTGTCCCGGGCCAAACTGGTGGCGGAAACCGATGCAACCGTGCTCATTCGCGGCGAAAGTGGCACCGGAAAAGAATTGCTGGCCATTGCCCTTCATAATGCCAGCCACTATCGCAATGGCCCGTTCATTCCGGTCAACTGCACGGCAATCCCGGAAAATCTGTTGGAATCCGAGTTATTTGGTCATGTCAAGGGGTCATTTACCGGTGCAGTAAAAAATTATGCCGGCCTGTTTCAATCCGCCCATAACGGCACCCTGTTCCTTGACGAAATCGGTGATATGCCACTGTATATTCAGGTAAAACTCCTACGGGTCCTCCAGGATCGGCAAATCCGCCCGGTTGGCAGCTCCCACCCCATCCCGGTGAACGTTCGCATCATCTCCGCCACCCATCGCAACCTGGAAGAAGCTATCAGAGAAAACGCCTTTCGCGAAGATCTGTTCTATCGCCTCAACGTCGTCAGCCTGGAATTACCGCCACTTCATCAGCGCAGAGAGGACATTCCCCTGCTGGCAGACCATTTTTTAACCCTGCTGCAAAAAAAAAGCGATGGTCAGGAAAAACGTTTTACCCCCGAGGCGATGAAAATCCTGGTGGAGGCGCCTTGGCCCGGCAATGTCCGCCAACTCTACAATGTGGTGGAAAACGCCACAGCCCTGGCAACCTCCTCTTTGATTTCTGAGGATTTGCTCCACGATGCGATCAAGCATCATCAGAAAAAAATTCTGCCGCTGTCCGAGGCAAAGCGGCAATTCGAGCAACAGTATCTGATTCAGTTGCTGCAGACAACCCAGGGAAATGTCTCCCAGGCCGCCCGATTGGCACAGCGAAACAGGACCGATTTTTATAAACTGCTCAATCGTCATCATATTGTTCCGGCGCTGTATAAGGAGTAA
- a CDS encoding 4'-phosphopantetheinyl transferase superfamily protein produces the protein MRSLCEPIFAHAPPLLPSFEDCQISLIDLDALTKRLQEKGGEGGLVSLLSVQEQQLFANFSHPKRRVEWLGGRLAVKCALVRLLETLAKVSPATVSVLPDAQGKPWLSSSSACLEGIGLSISHSGHFAAAMVVQTGCCGVDIQCRSDRLLKVQERFATDAELALLHKEQYPLARLAMLWTAKEALKKCFLADAPTFFGKLEVKAADRLDERQWLLHCRLRLLHPTKAVVQVVLFDQYALAWVRGDNHA, from the coding sequence ATGCGATCTTTGTGTGAACCGATTTTCGCACATGCTCCCCCGTTACTGCCGTCATTCGAGGATTGTCAAATATCGCTGATCGATCTTGATGCGTTGACCAAACGTCTGCAGGAGAAAGGGGGGGAGGGGGGGCTTGTCTCTTTACTCTCGGTGCAGGAACAGCAACTTTTTGCCAATTTTTCCCATCCCAAAAGGAGGGTGGAGTGGCTGGGGGGGCGCCTGGCCGTCAAATGCGCTCTCGTGAGATTATTGGAGACATTGGCCAAGGTGTCCCCGGCCACAGTCTCCGTGCTGCCCGATGCCCAAGGGAAGCCATGGCTCTCCTCCAGCAGCGCCTGCCTTGAAGGGATTGGTCTCTCCATCTCCCATAGTGGGCACTTTGCTGCGGCCATGGTTGTGCAAACCGGCTGTTGCGGCGTTGATATTCAGTGCAGATCAGATCGATTGTTGAAAGTGCAGGAGCGCTTTGCAACGGATGCAGAGCTGGCCTTGCTTCATAAGGAACAATATCCCCTGGCGCGATTGGCAATGCTGTGGACAGCAAAAGAGGCGCTGAAAAAATGTTTTTTGGCCGATGCCCCAACCTTTTTCGGTAAGCTTGAGGTGAAGGCCGCCGACCGCTTGGATGAAAGACAGTGGCTCTTGCATTGTCGCCTGCGGCTATTGCATCCAACAAAGGCTGTTGTGCAGGTGGTGTTGTTTGACCAATACGCTCTTGCCTGGGTGCGGGGAGACAACCATGCCTGA
- the mutM gene encoding bifunctional DNA-formamidopyrimidine glycosylase/DNA-(apurinic or apyrimidinic site) lyase → MPELPEVEVTRRGLLVQLPGRKVELIECSKHRLRQPLPRALLQSEIVGQQVETVDRRAKYLLVRMNSGAVMLIHLGMTGKLGLMGSEVPRHKHDHLVVRLDNALELRFNDSRRFGSVEVWPAEEAVTREREFSDREGVEPFSRAFSAKNLHVLARTRRIPVKVFLMNGKIIGGIGNIYANEILFAANIHPLRAVHLLSMEEWQRIVKTTRRILQQAIDAGGSTISDFLGTSGHPGYFQLQLQVYGQKGLSCQHCSTPIIKTEVAGRATYFCPRCQPTETSCREKETDREV, encoded by the coding sequence ATGCCTGAGTTGCCTGAAGTGGAGGTTACACGACGCGGACTGCTTGTACAGTTACCGGGGAGGAAGGTGGAGCTTATCGAGTGTTCCAAACATCGCCTGCGGCAACCTCTTCCCCGTGCGTTGCTCCAATCGGAGATAGTCGGTCAGCAGGTTGAGACTGTGGATCGCCGGGCCAAGTATCTGCTTGTCCGTATGAACAGCGGTGCAGTGATGCTGATTCATCTGGGGATGACCGGAAAGCTTGGCCTTATGGGATCAGAGGTCCCTCGTCACAAACACGATCATCTTGTTGTGCGGCTGGATAATGCGCTCGAGTTGCGCTTCAACGACAGTCGTCGTTTCGGCTCGGTGGAAGTCTGGCCTGCAGAGGAGGCGGTTACTCGAGAGCGGGAATTTTCAGACCGTGAGGGGGTTGAACCCTTCAGCAGGGCTTTCTCCGCCAAAAACCTGCACGTTCTTGCCCGTACCCGACGCATCCCGGTCAAGGTCTTTTTGATGAACGGCAAGATTATCGGCGGTATCGGCAACATTTACGCCAATGAAATACTGTTTGCCGCCAACATCCATCCATTGCGTGCAGTGCATCTGCTGAGCATGGAGGAGTGGCAACGGATCGTCAAGACTACTCGGCGCATCCTCCAGCAGGCCATTGATGCCGGCGGCTCCACTATCTCCGATTTTCTCGGGACCAGCGGACATCCGGGATATTTTCAACTCCAGCTGCAGGTCTATGGGCAAAAAGGTCTGTCCTGTCAGCATTGTAGCACGCCAATTATCAAGACCGAAGTCGCCGGTCGAGCGACCTATTTCTGTCCCAGGTGTCAGCCCACTGAAACCAGCTGTCGTGAAAAGGAGACAGATAGAGAAGTCTGA